Proteins encoded within one genomic window of Cytophagales bacterium:
- a CDS encoding response regulator transcription factor → MTKKIFIVDDHQIMIDGLEKIINEIDDVEIVGIACNGKEAVDKVPIIRPDLVLMDLDMPILNGLEASRILLKEVSHLKIVILTMHGERSIVERMMKLGIYGYLIKNADKEELKLGIARVLKGKKYFQTEAIEGFVRSTESKATLEMGQLSVLSDREVEILSLIAKGKTSTEISEELHISSRTVETHRKNIHQKLDIRNIAGLVRFAIQVGLVQ, encoded by the coding sequence TTGACCAAGAAGATTTTCATTGTGGATGACCATCAAATTATGATTGATGGTCTTGAAAAAATCATCAATGAGATTGATGACGTTGAGATTGTAGGTATAGCCTGCAATGGCAAGGAAGCAGTTGATAAAGTCCCGATCATCCGTCCTGATCTTGTACTAATGGACTTAGACATGCCCATCTTGAATGGGCTGGAGGCTTCGCGTATCCTTTTAAAGGAGGTTAGTCATCTAAAAATTGTTATTCTCACTATGCATGGGGAGCGATCAATTGTGGAGAGAATGATGAAACTAGGTATCTATGGGTACCTTATCAAAAATGCGGACAAAGAAGAGTTGAAGTTAGGTATAGCTCGGGTGTTGAAAGGAAAAAAGTATTTCCAGACGGAGGCTATTGAAGGATTTGTTAGAAGCACCGAATCTAAAGCAACACTAGAAATGGGTCAATTGTCCGTGTTGTCTGATCGTGAAGTCGAAATTCTTTCGCTGATCGCAAAAGGAAAAACATCCACAGAAATCTCCGAAGAATTACATATTTCCTCCCGCACCGTAGAAACTCACAGAAAGAACATTCATCAAAAACTAGACATCAGGAATATTGCCGGTTTGGTAAGGTTTGCCATCCAGGTTGGTCTGGTTCAATAA
- a CDS encoding DUF4249 domain-containing protein, translating into MRNYLFIIVLSVSACVNPHEFEVIDTRRVLVIDAQVANVPGEQFVQLQYSYALDGIEPEALTGATIVLRDDLGNTINFLGDGSGLYQPDASFVGIVGRKYQLSIGTPDGKQYQSREEELLSPVQEVDIYGRFLTLRSETSGGFDVGIQFLTDIAGVSGANHNYRFEYVEDHEILVPFASLYEYNVVTGEIDRRLIDLERCYINKPSESLLIATTGGQVNSDLLEFPIEFIKTDEPDLLGRYSLRLKAFRISGAAYQYYKDLQENNESAGSFFDRQKGQLIGNIQNVNDITEPVLGYFEVAGVTETFEVFEGGAWRDEGFAVDKILDFCDELTETVPTVDILAGDFDFSNRLIYDFAPTDNFVPGTFYNTAIILAPKICSDCRTYGSLERPSFWD; encoded by the coding sequence TTGAGAAACTACTTGTTTATAATCGTTCTTAGCGTCTCTGCTTGTGTCAATCCTCATGAATTTGAGGTGATAGATACACGGAGAGTGTTGGTGATAGACGCACAAGTCGCCAATGTCCCGGGAGAGCAATTTGTCCAATTACAATATTCATATGCCCTGGATGGAATTGAGCCCGAGGCTTTAACAGGTGCTACCATAGTCCTTAGGGATGATCTTGGTAATACAATTAATTTTCTGGGAGATGGTTCCGGACTTTATCAGCCCGATGCTTCATTTGTAGGGATCGTGGGAAGGAAATATCAATTGTCCATTGGAACTCCAGATGGCAAACAATATCAATCCAGGGAAGAAGAACTATTGTCACCGGTTCAGGAAGTGGATATTTATGGTAGATTTTTAACCCTTCGTTCAGAGACCAGTGGAGGGTTTGATGTAGGCATCCAGTTTTTAACCGACATAGCAGGGGTGAGTGGAGCAAATCATAATTACAGATTTGAGTATGTAGAAGACCATGAGATTCTGGTGCCGTTTGCGTCTTTATATGAGTATAATGTTGTTACAGGTGAAATAGATCGCAGGCTTATTGATCTTGAGCGCTGCTACATCAATAAACCTTCAGAGAGCCTCCTGATTGCTACAACAGGTGGGCAAGTGAATAGTGATTTACTTGAGTTTCCCATTGAATTTATCAAGACTGATGAGCCAGATCTACTTGGGAGATACTCATTAAGACTCAAAGCTTTTCGCATTTCAGGGGCAGCATATCAGTATTACAAGGACCTTCAAGAAAATAACGAGTCTGCTGGGTCTTTTTTCGATCGACAAAAGGGCCAGCTTATTGGCAATATTCAAAATGTCAATGACATAACAGAGCCGGTGTTAGGTTATTTCGAAGTAGCTGGCGTAACAGAGACGTTTGAAGTTTTTGAAGGCGGGGCATGGAGAGACGAAGGTTTTGCAGTGGATAAGATATTGGATTTTTGTGATGAGTTGACTGAAACAGTGCCTACAGTGGACATCCTGGCCGGTGATTTTGATTTTAGTAATCGCCTCATTTATGACTTTGCTCCTACGGATAATTTTGTGCCAGGTACATTTTACAATACGGCGATTATTCTGGCGCCAAAAATATGTAGCGACTGCAGAACTTATGGATCACTAGAAAGGCCATCATTTTGGGACTAA
- a CDS encoding carboxypeptidase-like regulatory domain-containing protein, translating into MRWVVKILLILATVDACLAQETPAVTDSISLFEAIKEVEKSKSHLNFFYRDEWIRNVKIIRQKVNTQLNDEAAIDLLLQDTRLNFYLNNEDVILLSNTTIVVPEIQDNEVQRESQSSEILESFIFQVNTDDSDVENKMHVIGDIKKFERGKASSVRGQVTTENGPMEGIYIFSSKPFVSTITDEEGRFSITLPNGINELNFQSITTIDTRRKLNLFSNGSLDVKLKIDVVALEEVVVSAERDQNIEAIQVGLTKIEPKQISILPTFLGEKDIIRVATSTAGVQNVGEGSAGINIRGGKADQNLFLIDNNTVFTTNHFFGFFSAFNSRGVGGLSLYKNGIPAEYGGRLSSVFDIKTKRPNDKEFELSGGIGLVTSQLQLEGPINKAKTSIFVNGRGTYSQYILDQFKNSTLGNNEASFYDFTVKTHTQLSKKDELAVTGYYSYDAFKIQSDTLLSFSDFSYENKVLGASWKHVFNDQLFGILEVGNSNFGYRSSFDVLPTQAFNVDLSVNEFRTAAKFDYLVNSKLNFKFGAETKSYTLSPGEKAPKGSASLIEEEQIDEEKALEVAPYLTASYNLSEKLAIDGGIRYSVFTSYGPTTINIYEEGQPRQSSTVIDRKTYEQGDIIHLNQGPEFRLQGRYILDPSSSLKFGYGRTRQNLHLLLNAASIAPTDVWRLSGPFIAPQLADQFSVGYFRNIFDKDLIEVSVEAYYKNIENLLDFKTGAELQFNPTLETDLLQGDGKSYGVEFSVSKAKGWWSGWLNYTFSRSFIRLDGTDPSEIINGGSFFPTGYDKPHYLNSVTNYKFSSRFTMTLNVVYASGIPITYPVGKWDFKSSENILYSERNEFRIPDYFRVDLGININASHKLKQFTHSSWSFSVYNLLGRDNIYSIFFEVDEDEIKGYELSIFPTPIPTVTYNFKF; encoded by the coding sequence ATGAGGTGGGTAGTCAAAATATTGCTAATACTGGCTACGGTCGATGCTTGTTTAGCTCAGGAAACACCCGCAGTAACGGATAGTATCTCTTTATTTGAAGCGATCAAAGAGGTCGAAAAATCGAAAAGTCACCTGAACTTCTTTTACCGCGATGAATGGATCAGAAATGTCAAAATCATTAGGCAGAAAGTCAATACACAACTCAACGACGAAGCAGCCATTGATTTGCTATTACAAGATACCAGGCTCAACTTTTACCTGAATAATGAGGACGTAATCCTTCTTTCTAATACAACCATAGTCGTACCTGAAATCCAGGATAATGAGGTTCAGAGGGAATCGCAATCTTCTGAAATCCTGGAGAGCTTCATTTTTCAAGTGAATACCGACGATAGTGATGTGGAGAACAAAATGCATGTCATTGGCGATATCAAGAAGTTCGAGAGAGGTAAGGCTAGTTCGGTCAGGGGGCAGGTAACGACAGAAAATGGCCCCATGGAAGGAATATATATTTTCTCTTCCAAGCCATTCGTAAGTACCATCACCGATGAAGAGGGACGGTTCAGTATCACATTGCCAAATGGTATCAATGAGTTGAATTTTCAGTCCATTACGACCATAGATACTCGCCGCAAGTTGAATTTGTTTTCGAATGGATCACTTGACGTGAAGCTGAAAATAGATGTTGTGGCTTTAGAAGAGGTGGTGGTCAGTGCTGAAAGAGATCAAAACATCGAGGCGATACAAGTCGGGCTGACAAAGATTGAACCGAAGCAAATCTCAATTTTACCCACATTTCTGGGAGAAAAAGACATCATACGTGTGGCTACTTCTACCGCTGGTGTACAGAATGTGGGCGAAGGATCGGCTGGGATCAACATCAGAGGAGGTAAGGCCGATCAAAACCTGTTCCTGATTGATAATAACACGGTATTTACCACCAACCATTTCTTTGGGTTTTTCTCTGCTTTTAATTCTCGGGGAGTAGGGGGGCTATCATTGTACAAAAATGGGATTCCTGCAGAGTACGGTGGGAGGCTTTCGTCCGTATTCGATATCAAGACGAAAAGGCCGAATGACAAGGAATTTGAATTGAGTGGAGGGATTGGTCTGGTTACCTCTCAACTTCAGCTTGAAGGGCCCATCAATAAAGCGAAGACCAGCATTTTCGTGAATGGGCGAGGAACGTATTCTCAATACATACTGGATCAGTTTAAGAATTCCACACTTGGCAATAATGAAGCCTCCTTTTACGATTTTACAGTAAAAACCCATACGCAACTAAGTAAAAAAGATGAGTTGGCGGTCACTGGGTATTACAGCTACGATGCATTCAAAATTCAGTCTGATACACTATTGTCATTTAGTGATTTCTCTTACGAAAATAAGGTTCTGGGAGCAAGTTGGAAGCATGTTTTTAATGACCAGCTATTTGGTATTCTGGAAGTAGGAAACAGCAACTTTGGTTATCGCTCCAGCTTTGACGTATTACCTACGCAGGCTTTCAATGTTGATTTGTCTGTAAATGAATTTAGAACAGCTGCCAAGTTTGACTACCTCGTCAATTCCAAATTGAACTTCAAGTTTGGAGCAGAAACAAAATCTTATACACTTAGTCCGGGAGAGAAGGCGCCGAAAGGTTCCGCTTCTTTGATAGAAGAAGAGCAAATAGACGAAGAAAAAGCCCTGGAAGTAGCACCTTATTTAACAGCTTCCTATAACTTATCTGAGAAGTTAGCGATCGATGGAGGTATCAGGTACTCCGTTTTCACTTCTTACGGCCCAACAACAATCAATATTTACGAAGAAGGGCAGCCCAGGCAGTCATCGACCGTGATAGATCGCAAAACTTATGAACAAGGCGATATCATTCATCTAAACCAGGGACCGGAATTCAGACTTCAAGGGAGGTACATATTGGATCCTTCCAGTTCCCTGAAATTTGGCTACGGTCGAACCAGGCAGAATTTACACTTGCTGCTAAATGCAGCATCCATCGCCCCAACAGATGTTTGGCGACTTTCTGGTCCATTTATTGCCCCTCAGCTGGCGGATCAGTTTTCCGTTGGCTATTTCAGAAACATCTTCGATAAAGACCTAATTGAAGTCTCCGTGGAGGCATACTATAAAAACATTGAGAACCTCCTTGATTTTAAAACAGGAGCTGAGCTCCAATTCAATCCCACATTAGAAACAGATTTGTTACAAGGAGACGGTAAATCATATGGCGTAGAGTTTTCTGTCTCAAAAGCCAAAGGGTGGTGGAGTGGCTGGTTGAACTACACCTTTTCCCGGTCTTTTATTCGCCTCGATGGTACTGATCCGTCAGAGATTATCAACGGTGGATCCTTTTTCCCGACAGGTTACGATAAGCCACATTACCTGAACTCCGTGACCAACTATAAGTTTTCGAGCAGGTTTACCATGACACTTAATGTGGTTTATGCAAGCGGTATTCCCATCACCTATCCTGTGGGTAAGTGGGATTTTAAGTCATCAGAGAATATTCTTTATTCTGAAAGAAATGAATTCAGGATACCTGATTATTTCAGGGTCGATTTGGGCATCAATATCAATGCGAGTCACAAATTGAAGCAGTTTACGCATTCTTCCTGGTCATTTTCAGTGTACAATTTGCTGGGCAGAGATAACATTTATTCAATCTTTTTTGAGGTTGATGAAGACGAAATAAAGGGGTATGAACTGAGCATATTCCCAACCCCTATACCCACGGTGACTTACAATTTTAAATTTTGA
- a CDS encoding M1 family metallopeptidase, with protein sequence MKNIVLSTLLVFAVSLSLVAQETPPYSGKFEAIDRLIESPSPYRTASGTPGAEYWQQRADYQIKASIDEQNNVLEGEETITYYNNSPDALKFLWINLEQNINRKDGSDFNYVFGGVKDSISSLQAQRILRAIDFPAGTEIISVKDEAGKNLKYREIRTMMRLDLPESLQPDSKITFSIKWKNYITNRADFLLSREGYEYFPEDDNKVFLLGHWFPRMAVYNDTDGWQNKQFQKLGEFALEFGDYDVEITVPADHIVASTGALINESEVLSSTQIERLKKARQSTDKLVMIVTPQEARKNEKKKSSSTKTWKFRAENVRDVAFATSRKFIWDAMAVKLPTNNVLAMSFYPKEGLPVWTEESTMAIKNALEVYSETTFDYPYPVCISVNTSNIGIEYPMISFNGGRPVNGEISEGARRGMTSTIVHEVGHNWFPMIVSSDERKWMWMDEGLNTYVHQKTLAERYPQWSHTEPKSIVPFMKGDKSILRPIMTNADNDLLSQMGSNFYQKPTVGFQMLRNSIIGQELFDEAFKEYANRWKFKHPNPADMFRTIEDVTATDLDWFWRGWYFTTDNVDIELAEVKWMQTMQEEGSLENRPRKGKSSKISGSGNSQGNDFSNGPEMISVLPTGDGSYGQYLSRINEDELQASLSGKNIYVLTFKNRGGLVMPIIIEWTYADGTTEREVLPAEVWRHNEAEYKHSFLKEKEVISIVVDPNQEIADVDMNNNVFPKVEGDNAFEKFKKKQ encoded by the coding sequence ATGAAAAACATAGTATTAAGCACGCTGCTTGTGTTTGCGGTCAGTCTTTCTCTGGTTGCACAGGAAACCCCTCCTTATTCAGGAAAATTTGAAGCGATTGATCGCTTGATCGAGTCACCTAGTCCTTATCGGACGGCCTCGGGAACTCCTGGTGCAGAATACTGGCAACAACGCGCTGACTATCAAATCAAAGCCTCCATCGATGAACAGAACAATGTCCTGGAGGGTGAAGAGACCATTACCTATTACAATAACTCTCCTGATGCCCTGAAATTCTTGTGGATCAACCTCGAGCAAAATATCAACAGGAAAGACGGTTCGGATTTCAATTATGTCTTTGGCGGGGTAAAAGATAGCATCTCATCGCTACAGGCCCAACGGATTTTGAGAGCCATTGATTTTCCTGCAGGCACAGAGATTATTTCGGTCAAAGATGAAGCAGGTAAAAACTTGAAATACCGTGAGATCAGGACCATGATGCGATTGGACCTTCCAGAATCGTTGCAGCCTGATTCGAAAATTACTTTTTCTATCAAATGGAAGAATTATATCACGAATAGAGCAGATTTTTTACTTTCAAGAGAAGGTTATGAGTACTTTCCGGAGGACGATAACAAGGTCTTTTTGTTGGGCCACTGGTTTCCTCGAATGGCGGTTTACAATGATACCGATGGCTGGCAAAACAAGCAGTTCCAGAAATTAGGTGAGTTTGCCCTGGAGTTTGGAGATTATGATGTGGAGATCACGGTTCCTGCAGATCACATTGTGGCTTCTACAGGCGCACTGATCAATGAGTCAGAAGTACTGTCCTCAACGCAAATAGAAAGATTAAAGAAGGCCAGACAGTCCACAGACAAACTGGTAATGATTGTGACTCCTCAGGAAGCTAGAAAAAATGAGAAAAAGAAATCTAGCTCGACGAAAACCTGGAAATTCCGTGCCGAGAACGTGAGGGATGTGGCTTTTGCTACTTCCCGTAAATTCATTTGGGATGCTATGGCTGTGAAACTGCCTACTAACAATGTCCTGGCCATGAGTTTCTATCCTAAAGAAGGGCTTCCAGTATGGACAGAAGAGTCTACGATGGCCATCAAAAATGCGCTGGAAGTGTATTCCGAGACAACCTTTGACTACCCTTATCCAGTTTGTATTTCGGTCAATACTTCAAATATCGGTATCGAGTACCCCATGATTTCCTTTAATGGTGGTCGCCCGGTCAATGGAGAAATATCCGAAGGAGCTCGACGTGGAATGACCAGTACGATCGTGCATGAAGTGGGGCATAACTGGTTCCCGATGATCGTGAGTTCTGATGAGCGAAAGTGGATGTGGATGGACGAAGGATTGAATACCTATGTTCATCAAAAAACACTGGCTGAACGATATCCTCAGTGGAGCCATACCGAGCCCAAGAGCATTGTTCCTTTCATGAAAGGAGACAAAAGTATCCTTCGCCCGATCATGACCAATGCGGACAATGATTTGCTCTCTCAGATGGGTAGCAACTTTTACCAGAAGCCTACCGTCGGATTTCAGATGCTCAGAAATTCTATCATTGGACAGGAGTTGTTTGATGAGGCTTTTAAAGAATACGCCAATCGATGGAAATTCAAACACCCTAATCCTGCTGATATGTTCAGAACCATAGAAGATGTGACAGCAACGGATTTAGACTGGTTTTGGAGAGGATGGTATTTTACCACGGATAATGTAGACATTGAGCTGGCAGAAGTGAAGTGGATGCAGACCATGCAGGAAGAAGGCAGCCTTGAAAACCGGCCAAGGAAAGGTAAGTCTTCGAAGATTTCTGGTTCTGGGAACTCGCAAGGGAACGATTTTAGCAATGGCCCGGAAATGATTTCTGTGTTGCCTACCGGGGATGGTTCTTATGGACAATACCTTAGTCGTATTAACGAGGATGAACTACAAGCGTCTTTATCTGGGAAAAACATCTACGTCCTTACGTTCAAAAACCGAGGAGGGTTGGTCATGCCCATTATCATTGAATGGACTTATGCTGATGGTACCACTGAGAGAGAAGTGCTACCCGCAGAAGTATGGAGACACAATGAGGCAGAATACAAGCATTCTTTCCTCAAAGAGAAAGAAGTGATCAGTATCGTAGTGGACCCCAATCAGGAAATTGCTGATGTGGACATGAATAACAACGTCTTTCCTAAAGTGGAAGGGGATAACGCCTTTGAAAAATTTAAAAAGAAGCAATAA
- a CDS encoding NUDIX hydrolase, which translates to MTEALPASTIMLCRDHEGELQVLLLRRSKKLNFAGGFWVFPGGKVENSETERGKDDLDAAKIAAVRETKEETSVDIFADDLFFFRHWTTPKAEPRRFATWFFFGALPDHAPEVIIDDQEIKQHLWIHPQAAIDELKAGKLAMMPPTIMSLQLISKCNSVNEAKQAMNELKPVFVLPVIDQKESAFICMYEGDAGYGTADARVIGARHRLVLNAKRGEVSFEYEGCDDIHPVNEGMSF; encoded by the coding sequence ATGACAGAAGCCCTACCAGCATCCACCATCATGCTATGCCGTGATCACGAAGGTGAATTACAAGTCTTATTATTGAGAAGAAGTAAAAAGCTGAATTTCGCTGGTGGTTTTTGGGTTTTCCCGGGAGGAAAGGTAGAAAATTCGGAAACTGAACGAGGAAAAGATGATCTGGATGCCGCCAAAATTGCTGCAGTTCGAGAGACCAAAGAAGAGACCAGTGTAGACATTTTTGCGGATGATCTGTTTTTCTTCAGGCATTGGACGACACCCAAGGCGGAACCTCGTCGGTTTGCGACCTGGTTTTTCTTTGGAGCATTACCCGATCATGCCCCGGAAGTGATCATCGATGATCAAGAAATCAAACAACATCTCTGGATACACCCGCAGGCAGCGATTGATGAATTGAAAGCAGGTAAGTTGGCGATGATGCCTCCGACAATCATGAGTTTACAGTTGATCAGTAAGTGCAATTCTGTGAATGAGGCGAAACAAGCTATGAACGAGCTAAAACCCGTATTTGTATTACCTGTGATTGATCAGAAAGAAAGCGCTTTCATTTGCATGTACGAAGGCGATGCGGGATATGGTACGGCAGATGCTCGTGTCATTGGAGCCAGGCATAGGCTGGTACTTAATGCGAAGAGGGGAGAGGTCTCGTTTGAGTATGAAGGCTGTGATGATATTCATCCCGTTAATGAAGGGATGTCATTTTGA
- a CDS encoding thioesterase domain-containing protein: MNKLKLFCFPYAGGSAVIFKKWKQHLDPSIELRPIELAGRGKRIQEPLYNDIYEATDDIFHHIYEELIESPYAFFGHSMGAIIAHLLAHKINHTSLAEPMHLFFAGRGAPHVERQDEKKYHLMDNEDFKKEVINLGGTPPEFFNHPELLELFLPLLKNDFKIAETYEHQGEIQALSQNMTVFLGKEDDLTPEQCGEWEKHTTGTCSTHYFDGGHFFLHDETIAITDIINRTLIRMNDSKMALEDLNS, from the coding sequence ATGAATAAACTAAAACTATTTTGTTTCCCTTACGCAGGAGGCTCGGCCGTAATTTTCAAGAAGTGGAAACAACATTTGGATCCTTCAATAGAACTAAGACCCATTGAATTGGCTGGTAGAGGAAAGCGAATTCAGGAACCTTTGTATAATGATATATATGAAGCAACAGATGACATTTTTCATCATATATACGAAGAACTAATTGAATCACCCTATGCCTTTTTTGGACATAGTATGGGAGCCATAATCGCACATCTATTGGCCCATAAAATTAATCACACTTCCTTAGCGGAACCCATGCATTTATTCTTCGCCGGAAGAGGGGCCCCTCATGTTGAAAGGCAAGATGAAAAAAAATATCATCTAATGGATAATGAAGATTTCAAAAAGGAAGTGATCAATTTGGGAGGTACCCCACCTGAGTTCTTCAATCATCCTGAATTACTCGAGCTATTCCTGCCTTTGTTGAAAAACGATTTTAAAATCGCTGAAACTTATGAGCACCAGGGTGAAATTCAAGCCTTGAGCCAGAATATGACGGTGTTTCTTGGAAAAGAAGATGATTTAACCCCGGAACAGTGTGGCGAATGGGAAAAACATACAACTGGCACCTGTAGTACCCATTACTTCGATGGAGGCCACTTTTTTTTGCATGATGAAACCATCGCCATTACCGATATTATCAATCGTACGTTGATTCGCATGAATGATAGTAAAATGGCTTTAGAAGATTTGAATAGCTGA
- a CDS encoding aspartate kinase, with protein sequence MEILKFGGTSISSYKSLQNILMITNELKEAGQPFVIVVSALEGVTDKLNEVIKLITEKNGGYEAVLNDIFKIHYRLVNALLEQQDVISFQKHFSLITEELFSFTKESYLNGLVSKVESDKILAYGELLSANLITRFLNSGGSRVSFLDTRRVILTDEKHGNADVNLSTSIKNIIDHWSQNVGDFVATGFIGATPGGTTTTLGRGGSDYTAAIFAIALSAESVTKWTDVNGVMTADPKISNNPETLDRISFEELLHLSKCSSNVLVHNKAIELLAENNIPLIVRNTFNTQFRGTVIGAEKNIYF encoded by the coding sequence ATGGAGATCTTAAAGTTTGGAGGCACTTCTATAAGTTCATATAAATCTTTGCAAAACATATTAATGATTACAAATGAGTTGAAGGAAGCAGGTCAACCCTTTGTAATTGTAGTTTCCGCCTTGGAGGGGGTAACGGATAAACTTAATGAGGTGATCAAACTAATCACTGAAAAAAATGGCGGTTATGAAGCGGTCTTGAATGATATTTTCAAAATTCATTACCGACTTGTCAATGCTTTACTTGAACAACAAGATGTTATTTCATTCCAAAAGCATTTTTCTCTGATTACAGAAGAGCTGTTTTCTTTCACAAAAGAATCATACCTCAATGGATTAGTTTCAAAAGTGGAATCCGATAAGATTTTGGCTTATGGTGAATTATTATCAGCGAATCTAATTACCCGTTTTTTGAATAGCGGGGGTTCACGCGTAAGCTTTCTGGATACCCGTCGGGTTATATTAACTGATGAAAAACATGGTAATGCAGATGTCAATCTTAGCACATCTATAAAAAATATCATAGATCATTGGAGTCAAAATGTTGGTGACTTTGTAGCTACTGGATTTATAGGTGCAACCCCAGGTGGAACCACGACAACTTTAGGCAGAGGTGGATCGGATTATACTGCAGCTATTTTTGCAATTGCATTGAGTGCTGAATCTGTTACAAAGTGGACAGATGTGAATGGAGTAATGACAGCTGATCCAAAAATTTCAAATAATCCGGAAACATTAGATAGAATTAGTTTTGAAGAACTGTTGCATTTATCAAAATGCAGTTCAAATGTATTGGTGCACAATAAAGCCATTGAACTACTTGCTGAAAATAACATTCCCCTCATCGTAAGAAACACTTTCAATACACAATTCAGAGGAACCGTAATTGGTGCTGAGAAAAATATCTATTTCTGA